TCACGGTGACCGGGCGGACGACCTACATCATCATGTCCTGTACCGGTATCGGCAGTATGGCGATCTTCGGCGGGCTCATCTCCGCGGTCAAAGCCCCGCTCAAGCGGAAGGTGGCGGCCTTCGCGATCGCCGTCGGCGTTATCTGGTTCCTCAATCTCGTCCGGAACGTCTTCATCGGGATCGCCTCGCCGTGGGGCTGGTTCCAACAGGACATCCTCGTGCATATCGCCACTGAATTCATGGGGGCACCCGCCGACCGGACGTCCTACATCGTCGCCCACAACTTCGTCGCCCAGTCGCTGTCGATCATCGCCCTGCTGGGAATCACCTATCTCGTCGTCCGCATCCTGCCCGAAGTCCTCGACCCCCTCGAGGAGGTGCTGTTCATCCTGACGGGCACGGAGTACGATCTGTCGGACGCGCTCGGTGAGGAGATGCGGGCCGACGGCGGAACGTCGACGTCGGCTGCGTCGGCGTCGGAATCGACCGCGGAGTCGGGCACCAGCGGCGAGCCCGACGCGGTGCCGGCCTCCGAGACCGACTCCGAGCGATGACCGCCACCGACGTCGAGATCGACGTTCCGTTTTCACTCCACGACCGTGCCGTCTTCGTTCCCGCCGCCGAGACGCTCGTCCTCGCGGACGTCCACCTCGGCAAAGCGGCCGCCTCGCGCGTCGACGCGCCGATCGACGACGGGATCGACGTCGTCGACCGCCTCGATGGCCTCCTCGCCGAGCTCGAGCCGGCCACCGTCGTCGTCGCCGGGGATCTCTTGCACTCGTTTTCGCGGCTCCCGCGCGGGGTCGAGCGGGACGTGGCTCGACTCGTCGAGACCGTCGACGAGAGCGGTGCCGACCTGATCGTCACGCCCGGCAACCACGATACGATGCTCGAGGAGGTATTCGACGGCGACGCGAGCGACGAGTACGCGCTGGCCGACGGCTGGGTGGTCTGCCACGGGCACGAGCCCCCCGAGACGACGGCCGAGCGCTACATCGTGGGCCACGACCACCCCGCCCTGTCGATCGAGGGCCGCAAACTGCCGTGTTTCCTCTACGGACCGGACAGCTACGAGGGTGCGGACGTACTCGTGCTCCCGGCGTTTACGCGGCTCGCTGCCGGATCGACGGTCAACGGGATGCACAGTCGCGACTTCCAGACGCCGCTCGTCCGGACCGCCGACGCGTTCCACCCCGCCGTCGTCGACGACTCGAGCGGCGAGACGCTGTGGTTCCCGCCGCTGGGCGAGTGTCGGCAGTTACTGTAATCACGGACCGCCCCCGCGGGCGCGAGCGCGGGACGGCCGACTACGCGGGAAGTGGAGCGTGGTATTCGATGCCGGCCGCCCGTGCGAAGACGAACAGATTTCTGAAGAAGTCACTGAACAGGATCAGCAAAACCGCAGCGATGATGATCAGAGAGAGGAAACTAAAGAAGATGATCGCCGCCTGTCGCCCGGTCAGCGACGTCCCCTCGAGGAGTTCGTCCATGGCCATAGCCGTTCTCTCTCCGTGGTCCGGCTAACGAGGCCCGCGGAATTAGTATTTGTCCGCTATTCGTCTCACTGTCATCGTATCGAGACAGTACTGCCGACTCCCCGCGACGGCACACGGAATCGCTCGACTCGAGGGATATCGGCTAGCCGCGACGACTCAGCGCGACAGATCGTCGATCACGGCTTTCGCCGCCACTTGACCGCTTTCCATCGCACCCTGAATCGACGACCACTGCGTGTAATCGCCCGCCAGATAGACGGGACCCGAGGGAGCGCGAGCGTCGGGGAGCCGGTCGTGGATCCCCGGCGGCTGTTCGAACTGTGCGAACGGCACCCGCTCGGTGTGGAGCGTCTCGAGTTCGTCGAACCGCCCGTCGGGATACCACGACTCGAGGGTCCGTCGCGTTCGGTCTGCCAGCGCCGCGTCGTCGTCTTCAGGGTTTCCGAGATAGGTCGCGCTGAGCAGGGTCGCGTCGTCGGGGGCGTACTCGGGCGCGACCGTGCTGTGCGGGACGACGTGGTTCGGCCCCTTCTCGCTCGCGTTCAACAGGAGACGACGGCCGGTCTCGAGGTCGAGGTCGGCAGGGCCGGCGTAGTACTGCGTGACGCAGCGCCGCGCGTCCGTGGGGACCGAGGACACGTCGGTGAGTTCTCGTGCCGCCGGCGGATCGGTCGCGACGACGACCGCATCGGCCTCGACGGTCCCGTCGTCGGTCTCGACCGTGACGGGCGCGTCAGTAGCAGGGTCGGCCGCGCTCGAGTTACCGCCGGCCGTCGCGACCGACTCGACCGTAACGCCCGTCTCGATCGTTCCGCCGGTCTCGCGAACGCGGGCGGCCAGTTGGGACGGGATCGCTTCCATGCCGGCGGCGGGAACCGCTATTTCGCCCGCAGCGAGGGTTCGGAACGTGTACTCGAAAACGCGTCTGGAGGTTGCCAGCGATCGATCGAGCGTGATGCCGCCGTAGAACGGGGCGACGAACCCCTCGATGAAGGCCGTCGAAAAGCCGCGATCCCGGAAGAACTCGTCGATCCGCTCGTCGCTGCCCGTGAATATCTCGTCCGGATCGGTTCGCCGGATCCCCAGCCAGAGCCGGGCGACTCGGAGCGCGTCGCCGACGGACACGTACGAGCTGGTCAGCGTCGACGGAATCGTCCCCGGTTCCCGAAGCGGGTCCGCGAGCGTCGACCGGCCGTCTTCACCGGCGATCGTCGCGCCCGGCGCGAACCGGCGCAGGTCCAGCGCCTCGAGATCGAGTTCCCGTTTCACGGCCGGATAGGCGGTGAAGAGGACCTGAAAGCCGCGATCGAACCGAAACCCGTCTCGCTCGATGGTTCTGACCCGACCGCCGACCGTCTCGTTGCGTTCTACCAGCGTCGCGTCCACGCCGCCGGCGGCGAGGTGGCGGGTGGCGACGAGTCCGGCTAACCCGCCGCCGGCGACGACGACCTGCGGAGTCGAGGACATAGGCGAACGTCCGGGCGGCGGCGAATAAAATCGTCGACCAAACAGTGCAGGTGAAACACGGCGCTCGAGGAGGGCATGACTGAAATGGGCACCGAGGAACTGAGTCTCCGAGCGCGTTACTGCTCGGATTTTTGGTTGCCGGTACCCAGCGATACTCGGTCACTTATCGGTCAGGAGGCGGAGCAAAACCCCGACGACGATGACTGCGAAGCCGCCGACCGCGGTCGCGACGGGGGGAATCGGGAACACGAGCATCACCACGCCGGCGAGGATGACGAGGGTCGAGAGTTTGACCATACCGCCCAGTCGATGGGACGAAGGGTAGTGCTATGGCAAGCATTCACAGTACCGACCCCCCTCTCGATCCCACGGTCCGGATATTGAATACGTCACTATTTCCCACACGTATTAAGCGCTCGGCGGCCGTGTTCGGCCCATGGTCGACGCGACGCTCACACCGATCGATCGCGGCACGGTCACCAGCGACGTCAACAATATCATCGAGGGATACGTTCGCGGCACCGCCGACGATCCGAACCCCGAGACGATGATGGGCGACGGCCCCGTCTACAACGTCGTCATCGATCACCCCGAGGCGACGATCCTCTGGGACACCGGCTCCCATCCCGATGCCGATTCGGGTCACTGGCCGGACGACCTCTACGCCACCTTCGAGCACACCGACCTCCGGCCGCTCGAGGACGACCTCGCCGACGCCGGCTACGAGCTCGGGGACATCGATGCCGTGATCCAAAGTCACCTCCACCTCGACCACGCCGGCGGCCTCTACGCGTTCGAGGGGACCGAGACGCCGATTTTCGTCCACGAGGCGGAACTGAAACACGCCTACTATAGCGTCACGACCGACGAAGGCGACGACGCCTACGTCCGCGGCGACTTCGATCGCGACCTCGCGTGGGAAATCGTTCACCGCGACCGCCGGCAGCTCTTCGACGGCCTCGAGCTCGTCCACTTCCCCGGTCACACGCCCGGCTTGCTGGGCGTAAAACTCGACCTCGACGACGTCGGCACGGTGATCCTCGCCGGCGATCAGGCCTACACGCGGGCGAACTACGAACACGGACTCCCGATGGGCGGCACCCTCCTCTGGAGCAAGCGGGACTGGCTCGAGAGCCTGCGGACGCTCGAGGACCTCGAGCGCCGCCACGACGCCCGCGTGATCTGCGGTCACGCCGCGGAGGATCTCGAGGCGATGCGGGAGGGACTATAGCCCGGGCCCGGCGCTCCTACGCGCTTCGACTGGTTCGGTGCTTCGGGCCTGCCCGCTTGCCGTGGCCGGTACGGTTTTGAACGTTGCGACGGCGTAGCTGATATGGAAACTCACGAGACGAACGGGTCCGATCAAGACTCCGACGGGCCCGCATTCCAGCCCGTCTTCGAGAACCGCGTCCGGTTCGCCGAAACCGACCAGCAAGGCATCGTCTTCTACGGCGAGTACTTCACGTTTCAGGACGAGGCCGTCTCGGCCTTCCTCCGGGCGGTCGACTACGGCTACGATCGAATGGTCGAGGACGGCTGGCAGATCCACGTCGTCAACACGGAACTGAACTACCGCACCGGGGCCGAATTCGAGGACGTGGTCGTCAACGAGTTGCGAGTCAGCGATATCGGATCGGCCAGCCTCGAGTACGAGTACCGGGCGAAGCGAAAGCGCGACGACGAGATCCTGGCGGAGGGAACCGTCACGCAGGTCGCCGTCGACCTCGAGACCGAAGAGCCGACGCGAATCCCCGACGAGTTCCGGGACGCCGTCGCGTCGTTCCAGGGCGGGCTCGAGACGGCCGAATAGGGCACCGATGTCCGTCTCCGGCGACGAGCGCCGTCGCTATACGCCTCGAATCTCCGTTTTTCACCGAAAAATTCGAATCCGAACGGCGGGTCCTCAGTGGACGCCGACGTAGGCTTCGCGGACGTACTCGTTGTCGTGGAACTCCTCGTACGTGCCCGCCAGTTCGATCTCGCCGGTTTCGATCAGCGAGAGCCGTTCGGCGTGGCGCAGCGCGAACGTCGAGTTCTGCTCGGCGAGCAGAATGGTCAGCCCCTGATCCGAGAGGCGCTCGAGCGCGTCGCTGATGTCCTGGATGATGACCGGCGCGAGCCCGAGGGTGGGCTCGTCGAGCATCAGCATGTCGGGATCGCTCATCAGCGCGCGGCCGACGGCGAGCATCTGCTGTTCGCCGCCGCTCATGGTCTCGGCTTCCTGCTCGCGGCGTTCGTCCAGCCGCGGGAACAGTTCGTAGACCATGTCGAGGTCGTCCTGCACTGCGTCGCGGTCCTCGCGGAACTGCGCGCCCATCAGCAGGTTCTCGTGGACCGAGAAGAACGGGAACAGGTCCCGATCCTCGGTACAGTAGATCAGGCCGTCCCTGACGATCTGCTGTGGGTTCACGGTCGCGAGGTCCGTTCCGCGGTACCGGATGGTCCCCTCGTAGTCGACGAAGCCGGCGATGGCGTTGAGCATGGTCGTCTTGCCGGCCCCGTTGGGCCCGATGACGCCGTAGATCTCGCCCTCGTCGATCGACAGCGAGACGCCTTTCAGTGCGTGCGACTTGCCGTAGTAGACGTTGAGGTCTTCGACCTCGAGTATCGGATCGGTCATTACAGTCCCTCCCCAGCGAGGTATGCCTCCTGGACTCGTTCGTTCTCGGCGATTTCCTCGGGCGTTCCCTCCGCGAGGAAGTCGCCGTTGTTGAGGACGACGATTCGATCGACGAGCTCCATCAGCCCGCCCATGTTGTGGTCGACGACGATCATCGTCATCCCCTCCTCGCGGAATCCCTCGATCTGATCGGCCAGTTCCGCGATTTCGGCCTGGTTCATCCCCGCGAAGGGCTCGTCGAGCAGCATGAGCTCGGGCTCGGTCGCCAGCGATTTGGCGATCTCGAGCCGGCGAACGTCCGCGTGCGGGAGTTCGCTCGGCATCTCGTGGAGTTTGTCCTCGATGTCGATGCGGGCGGCGTACTCGTAGATCTCCTCCTCGCTCGCGCCGCCGTAGAACGAGCGGATGCTGTTCGGGAGCGTGAACAGCTTGATGTTGCCCGCCACCGGCATCTCCTGGATCGGGTTCGACTCCTGCGAGACCCGCGAGAGGCCCTTGTTGACGACCTCGTGGGTCGCGTCGTCGGTGATGTCGTCACCGTTGAACTGGATCGAACCGTCGGTGACGTCGTAGCGGCCCATGATGCAGTTGAACACCGTGGACTTGCCCGATCCGTTCGGTCCGATCAGGCCGACGATTTCGCCTTCCTCGACGTCGAACGAGAAGTCATCGACGGCGACCAGCCCACCGAACTTCTTGGTGAGGCCGTCGACCTCGAGCAGGCTCATCGGCGATCACCTCCGAGGCGATCGAGACCGTGCCAGAGTTTCCGGAACACGCCGTCGCGGGCGAACACTAACACGAGTAACACGAGCGCCCAGAAGACCGTCCAGCGGATGGACGATCCGAGGTTGGCGATATCGGTGAGGATGTAATCCCGGAGCACGATGAGGAAGAAGGCCCCACCGAGCGGGCCGAGGATCGAACTCATTCCGCCGAGGACGGCGATCGCGATCATTTCGATACTCCGGTCGACCACGATGAACGTCGTCGGATCGACGCCGCCGCTGAAGTGGACCAGCAACACGCCGCCGATCCCCATCGGGATCGAACTCAGCGCGAACGAAAAGATCTTGAATTTCGTCGCGTTGATCCCGGCAGCGTTGACCGCGGCTTCGTTCTCGCGGATCGACATGAGGATCAGCCCGATGTTCGAGCGGGCGATCAGCGTCAGCACGACCGCGATCAGGAGCATCGGCACGACCATGTAGTAGTACCGAGCGACCGGGGCGTACGTGAAGACCTCCACCGACTGGATTCCCGTTTCCCCGCCAGTGTATTGGCTGAAGGAAGGGATCAATCGGTAGAAGATCAACACGGCGACGAACGTGATCAACGAGAAGTACGGGCCGGTCAGCCGGAGCGACGGCAGGGCGACGAGTAGCCCGACCACGAGTGCGGCGAGGATCGACACCGGAATCGTGATCATCATCGACAGCTCCGGGTTCACGTTGTGAATGAGCATCGCGGTCGTGTATCCCGCGGCACCCGAGAGGACGGAGTGACCGAAACTGATGTAGCCGGTGTAGCCGCTCTGGATGTCCCAGCTCATCGCGAAGATCGCCCAGATCGCTGCGACGGTCATCGCTCTGACGAGCCCGAAGTTCCCCCAGAACGGCGCCGTCAACAGCGCGGCGGCCGTTCCGAAGATCAACACGAACTGGAGCCCGTTCATCTCACCGAAGTAGTCACCGAACAGACGGTTGTAGACGTCCGCCAGCGGCTGGAGCAACTGATCGACGGGCCCAGTCACGGTGCTCAACCGGTCCGTTGCGCGACTCGTCGCAGCGTTCAACCGATCCGTTGCGCTACTCATGGACGAGCTCCCTCCCGAAGAGACCGTTCGGTTTGAGCAGCAAGATCGCGACGAGGACGACCAAGGACAGGACCCCCTGGAAGCTCGGCCCGAGGAATTCGACCGACGCCGTCTCGAGGTAGCCGATGAGGTACGCCGCGATGACGGACCCCTTGATACTGCCGATGCCGCCGATCACGACGATGATAAAGGCGAGTGCGAGCGGGCTGAGCCACATATGCGGTGAGGTCGACTGCAGGGTCCCGATGAACACGCCGGCGATTCCGGCGAACGCGCCGGCGATCAGCCAGGTTCGAGATTTGACCTTCTGCAGGTCGACCCCGGTGAGTTCCGCACCGCGCGTACTCATCGACGTCGCGAGGATCGATCGCCCCTCGTCGGTTTTCGTCACGTAGTACCAGAGGGAGCCGATCGCGATCCACGAGACGACGAACGCCAGCAGCTGGACGTACCGGATCCGGGTTCCCACTGCCTCGAGGTATATATTCCCCGAAATCACGGGAAGGAGCTGTGACGGCGCGCTGCCGAACTGGATGATGACCAGTTCGGTCAACAGCAACGCGACGACGACCGTCGCGAGGAACGTGATCACGATGTTGTCTTCGATGTATTTGACGAGTCCCGCGTACAGCGCGTAGGATGCAGCGGCTGTGACGGCGACCGCGAGGAGGAATCCCACGAAGGGCGGGACGGCGGCCGACGTGGCTGCGAGGTACGTGAACGCGCCGATCATGATCAACGCACCGTGTGCGAGGTTCAACACGCCGCCGACGCCGAAGATCATGGTGAATCCGATTGCAATCAGCGCATAGACCGCGCTGATCATCGCTCCCACCACTAGTATCGAGAGTAATTGCTCTATCATTCCTTCGTGTTCGGCTTAGATCCACTCTGGGACGACGTGCTCTGCAGTTGCGTCCTGTTCGGGGTAGACGCACTCGACGACACCGTCGTCCCCGTCTTCGTGCCACTGCGTGACCGGGAAGTTCGAAATGATGCCGTCCTCGTTCCTGGACTCCTTCAGGTCGTTCGGGTAGTCCGAATCCTCTCCGTAGAGAGAGATCTCGCCCGCAGCACCGGTGAACTCGGTGTTGAGCATGGCGTCGACGATGGCGTCGAGGTCGCTGTTGTAATCGGTGGTACCGGCCTCTTCGACCGCCTTCGCGTAGAAGAGAATTCCATCGTAGGAGTTGAATCCCATGTACATCGGCTTGCTCGGCGGGTCTTGACCGTCGCCAGTGAACTCCTCCTCGTAGGCCTCGACGAACGGCATCGTCTTGTCGGTCAGGGGTGAGACACCACCTGCGCCGGATTGAGACGTCGTTTCGTACAGACAGGTGCCGTTGGTCGCGCCCCAGAACTCGGGGGACATTCCGGGGACGCTGATCCCTTCGAGGGCGAACGGGTACTCGTTCTGGGCCCAGGTACTGGTGAAGGTCGCCGCACCGCCGTGTGCGATGAACCGCATGACGACGTCGGCGTCTGCGTCGGCAGCGTCGTCGAGGAACGGATTGAAATTGTCCGTATCGAGCGCCATTCTGTCCTCGTGGACGACTGAGAGGTCGCTGTCCTCCTCGATCAGATCGGGGAGAATGTCGCGGAAAGAGCCGGTCCAGGCGGCGTCGTCGGCCAGAATCGAGAAGTTCTCGAAGCCGTGGAGGTCGTTGAGGTGGCTCGCGTAGCCGGCCATCCCTTCCGCCTGCAGATCTGAATTGATCGGACCGGTCCGAACGATGTTCTTGTACTGTTCGTAATCCTGTCCGTGGTTTTCGGTAATCGTCGCCGGATCGGCGGAGCCCGTAATGATGAACGGCACGTCCCGCTCCGCGATGTAGTCGATGATTCCCTGGGTGACCTCGCTGACGAAGGTACCGACGAGCAGGTCGACGTTATCGGAACCGACCAGATTTTGCGTCACCCGTTCGGCCTCCGACGGGGAGCCGCCGGTGTCTTCCGACAGGAGTTCGACGTCTTGCCCCTGAACCCCACCGTTGTCGTTCAGTTCGGCGACCGCGAGCTCCGCACTTCGTTCTGCACCGCGGCCCATCTGGAGTTCCGTCGGGCCGAGGTGGCCGATTTTGAACACGTCGTCGCCACCCCCGCCGCTGCCGACCCCACCCATACAACCGGCGAGCGTCGTCGTCAGCGCACCTGCACTCGCAGCACCGAGAAATGTCCGTCGTCCAACAGAATCGTTTCCAGTTCTATGCGATTCGAGATTATTGTTATCTTCGTTAGCCATTGTGTGTCAGTGAGTTACCGATTCTCATCCACCTCTTTCGATTCCCACTTAATAAAGATGAGGGAAGTTAGCAAGCCCATTGACAACAACACACAGTTGTAAAGTTTCAGCATGCTGTCGACCAGTTTGGGACCAATTTTGCCGTCAGAACGAAACGTCAAAAAACGTCTTCGAGTACAATCGTCTCCTTTTGAAGCCTATACGTTCCGTTTTCGTATTCTACGACACCTTCATGACGAAGGTGATCGAGGTGGGCGAACGCCTCGCCGGGCCCGTGAACGATGTGAATCCCCTCGAGGTCGCCGAACAGTTCCGCACTGACCGTCCAGGCGTCGGCCGGCCCGCGCTCGTTCAGGATCTCGAGGATCGTTTCCGTCCGCTCGCGGTGGTGTTCGAGGATCGTTTCGATCCGCTCGGTCGGCTCCTCGATGGGATCGCGGTGCCCGGGCCAGACGCGGTCGTAGTCGCGATCGACGAGCCGTTCCAACGTGGCGACGTACTTCTCCAGGGGGTGCTCGACGCGGACGTCGGCACCGCCGACGTTCGGCGTGTACACCGGAAGGACGGCGTCACCGACGAACGCCTCGTCGCCCCGTTCGATTTCGAAACAGCACAGCCCCGCCGCGTGCCCCGGTGCGTGAACCGTCTCGAGGGTTCGACCCCCGACGTCGAGCCGGTCCCCGTCTTGGATCGGCGTCGGATCGGCCGGGCGCCCTTCGATATCCGCCGACTCGAGGAATTCGAGGAGTTCGGTTCGAGCCTCGTCGGGAACGCCCCACTGCTCGAGGAGTTCCCGGCGGCGGTCCTCGACGGTGGCGACGGCGTCGGGGTCTTGCGCGACCAGTGGCGCGTCGGCCTCGTGGACGTAGACCGTCGCGTCGCTTTCGGCCTGAATCTCGCCGGCCAACCCGGCGTGATCGACGTGGAAATGCGTGAGGACGATGTCGTCGACGTCGGCGAACTCGTAGCCCCGTTCGGCGAGCCCGTCGCGGAGGTCCCGGCGAACGGACTCGAGCGCGATGCCGGTATCGACCAGCGCGAGTTCGTCTTCGGCGTCGTCGGCGAGGACGTAGGCGTTGTTCCGGCCCTCGAATTCGTCGTTGCCGAGCGAAATGCGGTCCATGTCCGCTACCGACATGTTTCGCGTTAATAATTCGCGCGGTATCGGAACGAGGGGCCGGATCGACGGGAGCGGGCGGTGGCCATTCGACGCAATCGAATAGCGATGGGGCTCACGACAGGCGGGAAAATACGGTTTCGAAACCGGGGACGATCCGTTCAGGTCTCGGACATCGGTGATACCCTTCGCTACGATTACGGATTCGGGTCGTAGATGTCGGTATTCTCCCCCTCACTCGACGTAATCAACGAGTTGCCAACCGTGATCAACGAGGAACTGCTGGAGAGTCCGAATTAGCCCTCGAGTTCGGCGCGCAGTAGCTGATTCACGTCGCCGGGGTCCGCACTGCCGTCGGTCTTTTGCATGACCTGGCCCACGAGGAAGTTGATCGCGCCGTCGTCGCCGGACTCGTAGTCGTCGACGGCGTCGGGGTTCTCGTCGATCGCTTCGACGACGGCCTGCTGGACTTCGTCCTCGCCGGTTTTGCCCAGTCCCTCCTCCGCGACGATCTCGTCGGGAGTCCGACCGTCGTCGAGCATCGAACGCAATACCGTCTCGCGGGCGTTTTTCGCCGTGATCTCGTCGTCGGCGACGAGTTCGACGAGCCGTTTGATCTCCTCGAGCCGTCCCTCGATCCCGGTGATTTCGATGTCGCGGTAGTTGAGTTCGCCCAGCAGGTTGTCCGCGACCCAGGTCGCCGCGAGGTCGGGGTCGTACTCGCCGGCGACGTCCTCGTAGAAGTCCGCGACCTGTTTCGTCGAGGTGAGTTTCGAGGCTGCCTCCTCGCTCAGTCCGTACTCCGCCTGGAACCGCTCGCGGCGGGCCGAGGGCAGTTCCGGAATCGCGATCTCGTCTTTCCAGTTCGAGACGCGCAGCGGCGGCAGGTCGGCCTCCTCGAAGTACCGGTAGTCCTTCTCCTCTTCCTTCGAGCGCATCGAGACCGTGATTCCCCGACTTTCGTCCCAGTGGCGGGTCTCCTGCTCGACCGCCCGCCCGCGCTGGATGGCGTTCTTCTGGCGAGTCTCCTCGTAGGCCAGGGCCTTCTCAGCCCCCTTGTGACTCGAGATGTTCTTGACCTCGGTCCGATTCGCGGCCTCGAGCGCGTCCATTCCGATCTCGTCGGTGTCGTCGCCGTCGATATCTTCTTCGGGGATGATCGAGAGGTTGGCGTCGATCCGCAGGCTGCCGTCGCGTTCGGCGTCGAAGACGCCAAGGTACTCGAGCACTTCCTCGAGTTCGGCGAGGAACGCCCGCACTTCGCTCGGACTGCGGAAGTCCGGTGCGGTGACGATCTCCATCAGGGGCGTGCCGGCGCGGTCGTAGTCGACGAGGGTGTACTCCGCCGAATCGATGCCGCCACCGCCGCCCACGTGCTGGAGGCTGCCCGGGTCCTCCTCGAGGTGGGCGCGTTCGATCGCGACGGTCCGGCGCTGCCCCTCGACGGCGATCTCGAGCTCGCCCTCTTGACAGATCGGCTCGTCGTACTGGGTGATCTGGAAGTTCTTGGGCAGGTCGGGGTAGTAGTAGTTCTTCCGGTGGAAGCGGGTCTCCTCTGGAATGTCGGCGTCGATCGCCTTGCCGATCTTGACCGCGGCCTCGACGGCGGCCTCGTTGAGTACCGGTAGGGCCCCCGGGAGCCCGAGACAGACGGGGCAGACGTTGTCGTTCGGCTCGTCGCTCGGCTCGGTCGAACAGCCACAGAAGATCTTCGTGTCGGTCTCCAGCTGGACGTGGACCTCGAGCCCGATGACGGTCACGAGGTCGCCCTGCTGGACGGTCTGGGCAGTCATTGAAAACCGGTTCGGCCCCACGGGGGTAAAACGTAACGGGACGGGCTCGCGAGCGTTCGATGCTGGTCGCGAAATTCGCTCGTCTAGTGGCGCCGTCCCCGAGTGGATCCGTACTCCGTAGCCTCGAACCGCTCATCTCGGGAATTTACGCGTCAGTAGACGGAAGCGTGAACGAAAACGTCGATCCCTCGCCGGGTTCCGACTCGACCCAGATGTCGCCACCGTGTCGTTCGACGATCCGCTCGCACAGGGCCAGCCCGATCCCCGTGCCGGAATACTCCTCGCGGCTGTGCAAGCGCTGGAACACGTCGAAGATGCGGTTCGCGTCCTCGGTGTCGATGCCGATTCCCTCGTCGCGTACCGACACGACCCAGTCCGGCCCATCGCGTTCGGCTGAAACGTGAATCCGCGGAGCGGCGTCGCC
This portion of the Natrinema salinisoli genome encodes:
- the artA gene encoding archaeosortase A yields the protein MPALPATTAVSIGSIPLGDVLAWTAIAAFVVAMILEWLDAADPARYLAAAAWVVFGVFWLTMVPHYYLEVKSPIQTLLTLAALPLCVYAGYLLVQGRESLLLLSKAIAFMGLIYLPAETIPFVKTWLIETTARQTHFGMELMGHSPGIEEGSNGYQSRFAFDPDVTVTGRTTYIIMSCTGIGSMAIFGGLISAVKAPLKRKVAAFAIAVGVIWFLNLVRNVFIGIASPWGWFQQDILVHIATEFMGAPADRTSYIVAHNFVAQSLSIIALLGITYLVVRILPEVLDPLEEVLFILTGTEYDLSDALGEEMRADGGTSTSAASASESTAESGTSGEPDAVPASETDSER
- a CDS encoding metallophosphoesterase; its protein translation is MTATDVEIDVPFSLHDRAVFVPAAETLVLADVHLGKAAASRVDAPIDDGIDVVDRLDGLLAELEPATVVVAGDLLHSFSRLPRGVERDVARLVETVDESGADLIVTPGNHDTMLEEVFDGDASDEYALADGWVVCHGHEPPETTAERYIVGHDHPALSIEGRKLPCFLYGPDSYEGADVLVLPAFTRLAAGSTVNGMHSRDFQTPLVRTADAFHPAVVDDSSGETLWFPPLGECRQLL
- a CDS encoding NAD(P)/FAD-dependent oxidoreductase, which translates into the protein MSSTPQVVVAGGGLAGLVATRHLAAGGVDATLVERNETVGGRVRTIERDGFRFDRGFQVLFTAYPAVKRELDLEALDLRRFAPGATIAGEDGRSTLADPLREPGTIPSTLTSSYVSVGDALRVARLWLGIRRTDPDEIFTGSDERIDEFFRDRGFSTAFIEGFVAPFYGGITLDRSLATSRRVFEYTFRTLAAGEIAVPAAGMEAIPSQLAARVRETGGTIETGVTVESVATAGGNSSAADPATDAPVTVETDDGTVEADAVVVATDPPAARELTDVSSVPTDARRCVTQYYAGPADLDLETGRRLLLNASEKGPNHVVPHSTVAPEYAPDDATLLSATYLGNPEDDDAALADRTRRTLESWYPDGRFDELETLHTERVPFAQFEQPPGIHDRLPDARAPSGPVYLAGDYTQWSSIQGAMESGQVAAKAVIDDLSR
- a CDS encoding transporter — its product is MVKLSTLVILAGVVMLVFPIPPVATAVGGFAVIVVGVLLRLLTDK
- a CDS encoding N-acyl homoserine lactonase family protein produces the protein MVDATLTPIDRGTVTSDVNNIIEGYVRGTADDPNPETMMGDGPVYNVVIDHPEATILWDTGSHPDADSGHWPDDLYATFEHTDLRPLEDDLADAGYELGDIDAVIQSHLHLDHAGGLYAFEGTETPIFVHEAELKHAYYSVTTDEGDDAYVRGDFDRDLAWEIVHRDRRQLFDGLELVHFPGHTPGLLGVKLDLDDVGTVILAGDQAYTRANYEHGLPMGGTLLWSKRDWLESLRTLEDLERRHDARVICGHAAEDLEAMREGL
- a CDS encoding acyl-CoA thioesterase is translated as METHETNGSDQDSDGPAFQPVFENRVRFAETDQQGIVFYGEYFTFQDEAVSAFLRAVDYGYDRMVEDGWQIHVVNTELNYRTGAEFEDVVVNELRVSDIGSASLEYEYRAKRKRDDEILAEGTVTQVAVDLETEEPTRIPDEFRDAVASFQGGLETAE
- a CDS encoding ABC transporter ATP-binding protein, which codes for MTDPILEVEDLNVYYGKSHALKGVSLSIDEGEIYGVIGPNGAGKTTMLNAIAGFVDYEGTIRYRGTDLATVNPQQIVRDGLIYCTEDRDLFPFFSVHENLLMGAQFREDRDAVQDDLDMVYELFPRLDERREQEAETMSGGEQQMLAVGRALMSDPDMLMLDEPTLGLAPVIIQDISDALERLSDQGLTILLAEQNSTFALRHAERLSLIETGEIELAGTYEEFHDNEYVREAYVGVH
- a CDS encoding ABC transporter ATP-binding protein — its product is MSLLEVDGLTKKFGGLVAVDDFSFDVEEGEIVGLIGPNGSGKSTVFNCIMGRYDVTDGSIQFNGDDITDDATHEVVNKGLSRVSQESNPIQEMPVAGNIKLFTLPNSIRSFYGGASEEEIYEYAARIDIEDKLHEMPSELPHADVRRLEIAKSLATEPELMLLDEPFAGMNQAEIAELADQIEGFREEGMTMIVVDHNMGGLMELVDRIVVLNNGDFLAEGTPEEIAENERVQEAYLAGEGL
- a CDS encoding branched-chain amino acid ABC transporter permease, giving the protein MSSATDRLNAATSRATDRLSTVTGPVDQLLQPLADVYNRLFGDYFGEMNGLQFVLIFGTAAALLTAPFWGNFGLVRAMTVAAIWAIFAMSWDIQSGYTGYISFGHSVLSGAAGYTTAMLIHNVNPELSMMITIPVSILAALVVGLLVALPSLRLTGPYFSLITFVAVLIFYRLIPSFSQYTGGETGIQSVEVFTYAPVARYYYMVVPMLLIAVVLTLIARSNIGLILMSIRENEAAVNAAGINATKFKIFSFALSSIPMGIGGVLLVHFSGGVDPTTFIVVDRSIEMIAIAVLGGMSSILGPLGGAFFLIVLRDYILTDIANLGSSIRWTVFWALVLLVLVFARDGVFRKLWHGLDRLGGDRR